In Porites lutea chromosome 7, jaPorLute2.1, whole genome shotgun sequence, a single window of DNA contains:
- the LOC140944697 gene encoding RYamide receptor-like: MNSTTGNGSIESSSCFSTTAYKIGGTIALSLIIAVSLMANSFIVLIVYKTPTLRKPINYFIANMAMSDLLYSLFLPPRNLSLLHTNQSWLIGGQFGQALCKLVPFFDGVSSIVSIQNLVLITVDRFVAVVFPLRSPLIRSKLCPFFILGTWIVAAAVVSPLLFTFQLVEYSGEMRCDTRWKKAFGESSSVTDYLLAGSILFRYIPVMLLIILYSIIIIKLKTQKHPGERSANTQQQRNRRNRNVLQLSIAIVLVFVFCWLPFTTSVLIMRYRGSSIHSVSCGFWLYYCVSYYMGVGYCAINPIICFVFSSNYREGLKRLMNCS, encoded by the coding sequence ATGAACTCAACAACAGGGAATGGATCGATCGAGTCTTCAAGCTGCTTTAGTACAACGGCGTACAAAATCGGAGGAACCATTGCTTTGAGTCTGATCATTGCTGTTTCGCTGATGGCAAATTCTTTCATTGTGTTGATCGTTTATAAGACGCCAACCTTGAGAAAACCGATAAATTATTTCATCGCAAATATGGCCATGTCCGATCTGCTGTATTCATTATTCTTGCCACCAAGGAACCTATCATTGTTGCACACAAACCAGTCGTGGCTGATCGGTGGTCAGTTTGGCCAGGCCTTGTGTAAGCTTGTTCCTTTCTTTGATGGCGTTTCCAGTATCGTTTCGATTCAGAATCTGGTTTTAATAACAGTGGATCGATTTGTAGCCGTGGTATTTCCACTCCGCTCTCCACTCATCAGATCCAAGCTGTGTCCGTTCTTCATTCTCGGCACTTGGATAGTCGCAGCGGCTGTCGTTTCGCCACTTTTGTTCACCTTCCAACTCGTTGAATACTCAGGGGAAATGAGGTGCGACACGAGATGGAAGAAAGCATTTGGAGAGTCCTCCTCCGTTACCGACTACCTATTAGCAGGCTCTATTCTGTTTAGATACATCCCTGTGATGTTGCTGATCATTCTTTattccatcatcatcatcaagctCAAGACACAGAAACACCCAGGTGAACGGTCCGCGAACACTCAACAACAGAGGAACAGACGAAACAGAAACGTGCTACAATTGTCCATTGCTATCGTGttagtttttgtgttttgctggTTACCTTTTACTACTAGTGTTTTAATCATGAGGTATCGAGGCAGTTCCATACATTCAGTTTCCTGTGGTTTTTGGCTATACTATTGTGTCTCCTACTATATGGGTGTCGGGTACTGTGCTATCAACCCGATTATCTGCTTTGTTTTTAGCAGTAATTACCGAGAAGGTCTTAAAAGACTCATGAACTGTTCTTAA
- the LOC140944929 gene encoding RYamide receptor-like, which yields MNSTTRNGSIEYSSCFSTTAYKIGGTVALSLILAVSLMVNSFIALIVYKTPTLRKPINYFIANMAMSDLLYSIFQIPFALSSLHTASWPIGGKFGLALCKLVPFFRNVSIIVSIQNLILIAVNRFGAVVFPLRSPLIKSKLCPFFISATWIVAAAIFSPYLFSYQLVEFSGEMWCLQGWKKAFGESSSFADYVLVDRILFTYIPLVLLVLLYSIILIKVKIQAHPGEQSANTQQQRNRRNRNVF from the coding sequence ATGAACTCAACAACAAGGAATGGATCGATCGAGTATTCAAGCTGCTTTAGTACAACAGCGTACAAAATCGGAGGGACCGTTGCTTTGAGTCTGATCCTTGCTGTTTCGCTGATGGTAAATTCTTTCATTGCACTGATCGTTTATAAGACGCCAACCTTAAGAAAACCGATAAATTATTTCATCGCAAACATGGCCATGTCCGATCTGTTGTATTCAATATTCCAGATCCCCTTTGCCCTCTCATCGTTGCACACAGCCTCATGGCCTATCGGTGGTAAGTTTGGTCTGGCCTTGTGTAAGCTTGTCCCTTTCTTCCGTAACGTTTCCATTATCGTTTCAATTCAGAATCTGATTCTGATAGCAGTGAATCGATTTGGAGCCGTGGTATTTCCACTCCGTTCCCCACTCATCAAATCCAAGCTGTGTCCCTTCTTCATTTCCGCCACGTGGATAGTCGCAGCAGCTATCTTTTCGCCATATTTGTTCTCCTACCAACTCGTTGAATTTTCAGGGGAAATGTGGTGCTTGCAGGGATGGAAGAAAGCATTCGGAGAGTCCTCGTCCTTTGCCGACTACGTATTAGTAGACCGTATTCTGTTTACATACATCCCTTTGGTGTTGCTGGTCCTCCTTTACTCCATCATCCTTATCAAGGTCAAGATACAGGCACACCCAGGTGAACAGTCCGCAAACACTCAGCAACAGCGAAACAGACGAAACAGAAACGTGTTTTAA